A part of Nitrospirota bacterium genomic DNA contains:
- a CDS encoding SDR family NAD-dependent epimerase/dehydratase has translation DPTQRCPDISLAKKNLDWEPTVQLEQGLKKTITYFEKLLKS, from the coding sequence GACCCGACCCAGCGTTGCCCTGATATTTCTCTGGCCAAGAAAAACCTGGACTGGGAACCGACGGTTCAACTGGAACAAGGATTGAAAAAAACCATTACTTATTTTGAGAAGCTTTTAAAAAGCTAA